The sequence catcttcctatatctatgtgaCTGAATTGATGATTTGGCCATCACCTAAAATATAATCACCATGTGTATGAACCTAACGCCTACAGTAATTATTTTACCGTGTCTAACGACAACACATGTCAAATATGGTTGaaccaaatgttttttttaataagaatacCATTCATTTACATTGAGTTTATCTGCTTTAATAAATACTGATCCACATTGTAGACAAAGTTTTAGAGATATACATATCTTCCAAAACATCAATTATGTTTCTTGTATCATTATCTTTACATTTAAATCCGCAGCTATTGGAAAATATTTGTCTATCCCTTCCTCTGTCCACGTCCATTGTTGTTTCCCGCAAATTGATCTTAATTTGTGATTATAAATTCGACTAGTATGttacataattttgaatatactAAGTTGCATTTTTAGGTTGCAATTGGTTAATAAGTTGACACTTCGTAATGATATGTTCTTCAGATGTATTTCGAGTGACAAtatatttctaacatttttcattgttttggtCAAGATCCTAACATACTGACATGTCCCTTCCACTATACACAAGAATCCAACACttgaactaaattttaaattaatgttaGACGATAAACAAAACTAGCATATCAAACGATCGATCTCTATCGATCTCGATTAAATTTTTTGAAGAATGTCGATTATGCTGCTTATGattatcttatttaatattgatatatctagtatctataataatagttAAAAAAAGTATGGGTTATCATAATGGTGTAGACGTCAACTGCATCCGTTTGGTAAATTGTGCTACACCACGCGACTCATTAAGGTAATATTCTATTATTAATCTATTTAGTTGAATCCCATCTCCTTAAAGATCGCTCTTGTAATAGAATTTTAGAAAGAAGATTGATTTACCAAGATCATCAATTTTAGTGAGTAATTAGAATTTGCATGGTTGTTTACCTTTAAAGGAATTTTAAAACGAATGTTTTCAATCAAGACAAATATCTGATTTGTTAGAAACAGACATATGTTAGAGAACGAAGTTCATGAAATATGTATTCCGTTTCTTTTACTAAACTTGTATTTTGTAATGAGCGGATGTTTCAAAGGTTTTCACAAGACCTTTTTGGACTTATTGCTTACTATTTATTATGTCAGTTTAAACATTCCTTTCACCTCAAATTTTAGTTTGCAATAGctataatataagaaaatgttatataaattggctgctttaaaagattttaaaggtacatgtatttaaattttttaagcaAGAACATTAACTCTCACTTGAttgcaatatataaatatattaacttTCTGGAGCGCTTCAGtctttctgttgttttgttgttttcctcttatagcaGATGTGTTTCCCACGGTTTTATATTATAACCCGGattgtttttgtcaatttatttatgactttcgaacagcggtatactactgttgcctttattttatctttaatcGAGACATATGCATTTTTGaggtttttatttatattcaactTCAGTTGATTGATCAAACATTTtggtaaattgttgaaaaaaaacatgtcggAGCAGGATTTAAATGATTAGTAAACACACCTTCTtaacttgtttgtttattttgtaaattataaaaaaaaaaattatcggACACACCAAACAAATGTAGTGTAATTTCTTTCTCTGGTGGTTCTTGAATATCTTTAATATATTAGTGCATTCGGATAACAATGAGAACTGTTAAAATTTTGGTACAATATAAAACTACGACAATGAGATAATTCGAATCTCTTAGTAGActataatacaattaaaaagcGAGAACCTATTGTTCGGTACACTGTAATCCACCCAAAGAGAGTAATTCTTGTAAAGTACAAGATAATAAGATCACAAAGTAGGAGCGTTTTGGGTGCTACACCATAACaacatcatatatataataGTGGGTAGTTGGAAACTCTTGATTGGTACATAATAATACGATCACAAGTTGAAAATATCTTCGTTGACACACTACAATTTGAATACTTAGTGATTATTTTTTGGATGATACACTataagacaaattgaaagagttggtgttgctttgtttcataaaaaagaatggccaacgtagatacacgTATCTTGTCTTATGGatggataaatcctactttttAAAGGATCActttgattcaaacaaaaatttctctgaaactgacattatcaagatgctatATTTCTTGATtcacaacatatttgttacgttcggatgacgtgtttttcaacagaatgTCGACATTCCTATCGGaacaaattgtgcccctctacttgccaacttgtttctttattattatgaggctgacttcataaaGGAACTTTTTAGGAAAAAAGATATGAAGTTAGCGATATCCTTAAACTCTACTTtctgctatatagatgatgttctttcactaaataattcaaaatttggtgactatgtggaacgcatctatcccatcgaactagagatgaATGATACTACATATACAGTTTAGTCGGCCTCATatattgacttacatctaggaattgacaatgaggttcggttgaaaacaaaactttacgacaaaagaaatgatttcagctttccaattgtgaattttccaattctaagtagcaacattccagcaacaCCTGCATTCGGGGTATATATTtgccaattgatacgatattcccatgtttgcatttcctatcatgattttcctgatagagggttgctgctcacaaggaagttttaaaccaagagttcgaaatggtgaagttgaaatcatcccttcgtacattttacggacgccatcacgagttggttgaccgttatggaataaccgtttcacaaataatattggatatgttccttacgtcgtaaccacaatcctcttccctttcatggatgtgacctaccgaaataGACtctttaccggatttgttatcacataagcaacaggacaggtgccacatgtggaacaggatctgctcgccctttcggagcaccttgGATCACCCCTAATTTCTGAATGGGTTTGTGTTGctatttctttagttttctatggtgtgtcatgtgtacttttttttctctggttgtctttttcatttttagccatggcgttgtcagtttattttcaatttatgagtttgactgtacctctggtatcttttgtccctttttcaaaACGATCACAAATTGGAAACCTCTTCTTTGGTACACTATCGTACGGATACatagtactgtggattcatttatttccgtgggtatcaattttcgtggatcgATAAAgttgcattttcgtggatatttgatttcgtggtttttcCAATCTCTGCTTTTAAAGCCTTATAAAAGTGGTAATTCGTTGAGAATGTatattcgtggttcacctgtacccacgaaaccaacgaaaattggtatacaacgaataaaaatgaatccacattaaTAATGTATTGGTAAGTTCACTATAAAAGGACcacaaattgaaaatatctcCGTTGCTATACTATCATACGGATactaattgttaatttttttggttgGTTCACTATAATACGATAACATATTGAAATCCTTTTCGTAAGTACACTGTGAATACACGCATAGATAATGAGAAACACTAGGTTCGTATACTAAATACAATCACATTCGAAAACTCGTGATGACATACTTGTATACATTCACAACTGAGAACATCCTTGTTGGTACACTATAATATGAACATCTCCTGTTGATATATACAGTGATACTATCACATTGCATGACGTCTTTTTTGTACACTTTTATACGATTACATACGTAGTACTTTGAtatcgttgattttttttactggaaCACTGTTATACCATTATAAAGTGAGAGCCTTTTGGCTAATACACTATAATACAAACACACAGTGACAGCCTCTTTAATTGTTCACTATAAATAGATAACAAATAGTGAGAACCTCTTTTTGCACTTTAATGCAATCGCATAGTATGTACCTTTTCGTTGTTACACTATTAAACGATCAAATAGTGATATACCTAACTTATTTAGACTATAACTCGTTCACATAGTGagaatattttagtttttacaCAATTATTACTCCCATATAGAAAGATGCCCTTGGTTAGTTTACTATTACAAATTCACAGATGTCGACCtcttggtttcaacagtttaatACGATcaaatttttcttatttagttGTGAGAAACGCTTAGAATTGGGTCCTAAATTATTGCCGTATGTTGTTTGGgccttttttacctttttaattcgagcgtcaatgatgagacTTTTATTGACGATAACGCATCtggttttataatttcaatatcACCGTGTTCACGTTTTGGTATATTCTAACATCAGTTTAAAGACAAAAGATTTTTTCAGATTAATTGGAAAGATTCCAACGACAGAAATTACTTTCTtcagttatttgtttttgcaatgatttgtttaaacataCCAGTACCTGATGTTGTTTTAATACATGAATCGTTAAATGGCGTATTTAGTATTATTTAGGTTTTTCAAGGTTTTATTCATATCGCAAAATAGTATAAatcttaaaagtaaaaacatcctatatcttaaaaataaagaaaacgacagtcttattgattttttttttttatatgacatgtACATTAATGATATTACTAAGGTCAATATGAAAATACTGCGATAATTACATGTACTACAAAGTCTTATCTTGTAACCTGAAATACTTTCAGAGATAAAACAAGTTATTTTAATCCAACCTTctacatgtaaaatgtaaagaTAGTACAATGTACAACGACCTCAACTGAAACATCATAGGTATAAATAGATCAGTATGTTAGACtaaaactaaacatgaaaccaCGTGAGGCGACAGGGTAAGCCTCTCTAACTGTTAATGATTTCTTTTCTGCTTTAAAGTTTCATCTagttgttgtcttatttgtgTTTATCGAAGGTCTCgtttatataattcaaaagtaaaatccccTGGTGTGTATCAAACCCAGTAGCTAGGGGCTATGGGACGAAACATGTGGGAGCTACGACAAAGTTAGTATTGATCAATACTTCGAGAAACTTATATGCTGTAATAATCGAACAATTGTAAAAGcaaaagtaaaaacaacaaaaacagaaTAGAGTATTGATAAATAtgctaaataaaacaaactatgATGTGTAATTTAAGTGGACTTATAAGTAAGCAGCAACTGAAGCGTATTCAAAATGAAACTTATTCAATCTCAGTTTAATTGTTGAGAGAGGGAGAAAAACAATCCTCCAATGCCAATCTTTATAACAAGAAAAAGccaaattatcaataaaaaccataatatatcaaaagaaaaactaaGTAACGTAGCCAAAAAAATAGGACCTTTTTCACCCATTATTTTTCGTCGTTTCATGCAGTTTTGGTTAAGATCggaacaaaacaatataattgaaattataGAAGATGGTAGTAAAATATTAGTTttcaattaaattgaaaaaataagtaaTGTCAGAAATTGAACATTTTGCACGATGCGTTtagtaaaactttttttttaataaccgttttgttttctttaataaaagtcGATTTTTACTGTCATGCACAAGAGAGGCGAAAAGATACAACACGACTTTTCAAGCTCGTATGTGTAAAATCAACTGATAACTCTATGGTAAACTCTAtggtaaaaaacaaatttaacaaataacaaagtTCAAAACACACAACATGTAAAACTTAAGactttaactttaatttaattcggtaggtcacattttaGGATATGATGGCGGGATTGGTTTTAACAACTATTTGAATATATCCATCGTAATCTGTTAAACAGTTATCCCATAGGGTTCAAAGGATGAATTTAACTTTATCGTTTGAATCTATTGGTTCAAAAGCTTTCTTGTAAGTGGTAACTTTAAAccaaatgttttacattttcttattctGGGGTTaaaacaactataaaaaatgaTCTTCTGAATATTTTCTATTTGCTTTGACAGGATGAACGGTTTCTGTTATGCACGAATTACCCGCCATGAGAATCAACTTTCAGCCAAAATGTCACAATCAGAAATAATAAAGTAATACTTAAAAATTACTGTCCATCTTCTTGttggtaaataaaaaagtaaaatcacaaaaatactgaacttagaggaaaatctaatcggaaagtccataatcacatggcaaaatcaaataacatcaaaaacgaatggtcAAGAACTGTCATACGAAGAAGATAGAGGCATTGATATCTTACTTACAAAGTAATTGTTCTGTGTTCATTTTCTTTTGCTTTATATATTTCTCAACatcaaaaagatttaaaaatgatCAAGATAATTGCATTTATAACTCTAAGTACACTTACTTACCATGCCTACGAAGGAAAACCATATAAGGCAGTAAATACTAGAAATGTTTATGTAGTTTTTAACAATACATCAAGGGAATCTGGAAGCGATGCTTCAAAGGATGTTTATCTATTGAATTAAAGATGAAGTAGTCTTACAAATCCTTTATGGTAATAAACAAAGGAAGTTCTTTGAAAATGGGTTATATTTACTATAACAACATAACAACTTAAATTCATGATTATAAGGAACACCGATTTTTTAAAGTActtttaaagacatttaattttgtaaccCATTCGATATCAAGCGTTATATTGAGTTACATTCTTTGAGACAGATATTCATGTCGGTAATTGCGTGTGTCCTAATTCACGACAAATTGCATATACTAAGAATATGTCGTAGACGGTAAAAATACcggaaattataaaaattacgGTAGTTCCAAAGGGAAAATATTGTCTTCCTTCCTCCGCATTTGAACCATTAGTAACAAATTACTTCTGGTAATACTGCGTGAACAATGACAAAAGAGACATTTGGAACAAATATGAAGTCAAGTTTGATTCAGTTATAGTTTAACAAGCTGTGTATGAAGGATTTaataaacaatgaataaaaattattataatacgCAGAGGATAATTATATGCTTGTCTTTGTTTTACAGGAAATTCCATTATCTGGTTATAAACAAGCTATTCAATGTTTTTTAGGTTAATTGACATACTATTAAGATGAATGGAAATGGTTATACTCTGAGGCCGAAGTAAAAATTGTTGAACTCAACAGAAATGATTAATAATACAGAAGTGGAAGAAATGATTAATAATACAGAAGCGGAAGAAATTAGGACTATAAGTGGATCATTGGTGGAAATGTTCGGATCGCTTTTTATAGTTCTTGAACATGCATTTGCTatgtttcttatttcaaaatgcaaaaatgttcaaaaatcaGTGAAAATTCTAGTGTCGAATTTATGCATTATAGACATTATAGCTGGATTATGGGGATTCGTTCGAGCGCAATTCAGATTTCATATGATCGATAAAAAAATAACGTGTATGTTGGATGTTCTGTTCACAACCTGTGTTTTAAATGTGTCTGCACTACTGGTTTCTGCAATCGCGATCGATAGATATACAAGCGTTTTTCGTCCAATGACATATACTCAGATTGTAAACAAACGAGTTCTTGCAACTGTATGCTGCGTATTCTGGGCTCTTGGTGCAATTATTGCTGTAATTGCATTATATTCAGAGTTTGCATATACAGATGATATTGGTTGTGAACTGCGTATGTCACAAAAAGAAGTCTTCCCATGGTTGTTAGTGGTGCTAAGGGtagtttgtatttttataattacttttacATACAGTCGGATGTATGCCAAAATAGTATCACTAGGAAAAGTTTACTCATCCGCAATCAAACGTAGAGAATTACGATCCATTGCAAAAATTCTTATCATTGTATCACCGCATCTTATACTACACACgtgttatgtttttatattctttttgaaACCAGTTTTAAAGATTCAAAACGCTATAGCTACCATATCTCTTATTTACACTTCTATAATTCTTTTAGATGCTCTTATTTACGTGTTTCGATTCAAAGAGTGTAGAATAAACATGGCCATTTATCTGTGTTGTTGCAGGAAAGAATACAGAGAtcgaaaaataaaacaaaggacattACTTTACGGGACGTTCTTGGATAGAACTCCACAAGGTACGTTAAGGAGAAATGCCAAAAATCAACGAAGTGTATCGACAATAGACGTTGAATCTGTTTATGCTATATCAAATAAAGTATAACTACCGAAGTAGATTTAAATGTCGCTGACACTGTTGTCTAAAAATTGATACTTCAGCTACCATTTGCAAGTACCAATAAAAAACTAAGGAACAAACCAACTGTTCAATCATGTATTATGCCAACTTTCTAATATCCCACACGATGACGATCACTTACAAACATGGCataaacattttattcaatttgtcaaatttttttttacaatgctCATGCCTTGTGTGTGGGTGGATCGTCATCGTATCGGTTTATTATATACTTTCAGATTTCAAAATTTGCCGAGGTACAGTTACAGTGTCATTATTAGTTCTTcaagagacatataatatgtcTCTGGTTCTTCCTTTTGGActgtttgtaattttgatatatgCTTTAATATGTTATAAGAGTCTTAAAATTCTAATT is a genomic window of Mytilus trossulus isolate FHL-02 chromosome 1, PNRI_Mtr1.1.1.hap1, whole genome shotgun sequence containing:
- the LOC134728182 gene encoding olfactory receptor 2M4-like, whose product is MINNTEVEEMINNTEAEEIRTISGSLVEMFGSLFIVLEHAFAMFLISKCKNVQKSVKILVSNLCIIDIIAGLWGFVRAQFRFHMIDKKITCMLDVLFTTCVLNVSALLVSAIAIDRYTSVFRPMTYTQIVNKRVLATVCCVFWALGAIIAVIALYSEFAYTDDIGCELRMSQKEVFPWLLVVLRVVCIFIITFTYSRMYAKIVSLGKVYSSAIKRRELRSIAKILIIVSPHLILHTCYVFIFFLKPVLKIQNAIATISLIYTSIILLDALIYVFRFKECRINMAIYLCCCRKEYRDRKIKQRTLLYGTFLDRTPQGTLRRNAKNQRSVSTIDVESVYAISNKV